The DNA window atcaaataaaataaatatctcTAAAATCATTCATTTAATGTTAGatgattaaattaaatatttgtaaGCTAAAATATACAAAGATAATCTGTATAAACATAATCTTACTATTGAAGCTGTGATCTACGATTCTTTGAAGTATAATATTCATCAATTATAGAATCTGAGTCTATATTTGAAGCTACATCGAGCTCAAAATGTTCATGACAAACTACATCGAGCTCAAAATGTTGTAGCTGACACCTCAAATGATGCCTTTCCTGTTCAGTGAAGTCCTCGGGATAATACTTCTCAGCGAGAGTACAAATCTTGTCAATGTTGAACCATTTAAAATTATCTTTTGGATCCAAAGCAGAACTGAGAATTAGAAGTTCAACTGTCTCATCACTGAATCTAGAGTTTAACTCTTCCAACTGAAAATCTATTGCAAcattaaatatatcataatgaaAGTGATGTTCAACTGTGATGGTATCCTTTTTCTTGCATGAACGAGTAGAATGCTTATAATGAGAACTCATCTCCGGTATATCGACATCCAATCTTGTGCAAAATGATTTTACATACGAAAGAAGAATATCAAAACCATCATTTCTCAATCTCAGGAAAAGTTCTTTAGTCGTAGAGACCAAATCCATTGCACTTATGATATCAAGAGATTTTTGTTGCAAGGCTCGGCAAAGCAAATTTGTGATCCCCATAATTTTTTGCATCAaatgcaaaataaaaatgaaatcaaaAGACTTCATCACTATTAATGAACCACCAGCTTCCCCGCGCATTGAAGTAGAGGTGCCATCAATGATAATGTTTTCGAGCACATTAATAGTTGCATCATACATATCTATCAAGCTGCAAATAGAATCAAAATGGGAGCTCCAACGAGTAGTACCTGCTCGATGCAAAGTACCAATCTGATTAGCTCCTCGCCCAGTCTCGCGTTCACCGGCAACAACAGAACGTGCAATTTCATTAACTTGATTAGATTGTAACTCAGCATTGCGCTTGGAAGAAGATGTAACAAGATTGACAATAGTCGTcagatttgaaaagaaaagccATATAGAGATCTCTTTTTCAGCTGCTCCAACTAATGCTAGTTGGAGTCGATGGGCAAAACAATGTACATAATATGCATAGGGGCAATCTTTAAGAAATAAAGCTTGCAATCCATTAAAAGCACCACTCTTGAACTTCTGGTGAGGTATATCTTGCATTTCCCGGAGCCTTGTCTAAGATAACATCTTCAATACTAGCATTCCATTTCCCCAATAGTTTTAACATCTCAATGAAATTACCACGATTTAGGGAATATGAAGATTCATCATGACCTCTCAATCCACATCCTTGCAAACTAAGCCAATGGACACACTCAATTGTTGCTGCAAGCCTTAACCCAtttttttgaatatgttcaGAAGTTTCTCGATTCATAACTACATCTATATGCCTAGTGACATTCATCAAATCAACAACAGATTTTGAAGATTTATTGTGTGTCGAGTTAGAACTTCCCATGTGAGACAAAAAAGCACACTTTGCTCCATCATTAACGCGTTTCCAACTTTTAAACCCTTCAATTGTAAATGTAGATTGTTGTGCTTCACTTAATTCAAAAAGATAGCACGGAAAACAAAATACTGCATCCTTCGAAGGAGAGTACTCTAACCATGGAAACTTTTTAAACCATGTATATTGAAATCGACGATGCTGCTTTCCTGATTCAGACCGTGGGTATTCCGACAATTTAGGTTGATAAGGTCCCATTTTGATATAAGCTCGTCTAATTTCATCACGATGATTAACAGGATGTTGCAACATCGGAATACGCAATCCAGGATCCCGTTCAAGGGAAGTTTCATCAAACACAACGCTTTTAGATTTAGAAGGAGGCTCGGGCTCCTCAATATGAATGGATGCATGAGTCTCGATCCTCTCGGATGATGAAGGATTATCAATTGTTGGCTGAAagaatgataaaatattttttttcctctttCTCTCTTGATTTGACATTAAAATAACctaatataaacaaaattattaaatttagatTAGAACCAAATAATATAGAGTGCATAGATAAATTTAATGTTAATAACATGACAATACTcgataaacaaataatatatgatCTTAATATATCTCtatatttatttcaaaaaatatatctCTATAATTAAGCACTCAATATTTCTAGAATAACTCTAACACAGAATAATCAAGCACCCAATTCACCAGTCCACAAAACTCAATCATATTATCTATTACATTTATATCAACTGATGCGAAGACATGTGCATCATTTTGCATGAGTGAATACTTGAAATGCAATTTAAGAACATTTTCTTCTACAACTACACAAGCATGTATAAATGTGTCTCGAACATAGACATGAGTTTCTTTAAACCAACTAATTAATCCATCATTCAAGAATATCGTACTGTACTAAATACTAATTAATCCATCTCATATCAACTAATTAATCGATCAACCAATATTGTGGGAAAAAATCAACTAATAAACACCATAAATCCATCTCATATCAACTAATAAATATCCCACATTCTCATAAATCAAAACCAATATTGtgggaaaaaaaagaaagagcaACAAAGACTCAGAAGCATGAAACTATAGCCAGAAGAACAAATAAACACCAAAAATCAAATGCACAACGGAAGCCCAAACAAACCTTTTTTAACAGCAATTCCAACCAAAGATTGAATTGCACTCGATACTCCTTCAAGTAGGCGTGGTTGaggaaaaacaaaagaaaacaggcTGATGTTGGGAGAGAGGCGACACGATGTGTTGGGAGGGTTTGATTCTCACTTTTGTAAACGtaatcagttttttttttaattttgacaatatcaaacaCAATTGGACTTTGGAATGGGCTGGACAAAAACTATTGCATGctaaaaaaattttattgggcCACCTGGGCTACCTGGGCTGGACAAAAATTTTCACatactaaaaaaaaatttttttttg is part of the Primulina eburnea isolate SZY01 chromosome 1, ASM2296580v1, whole genome shotgun sequence genome and encodes:
- the LOC140804070 gene encoding uncharacterized protein, translating into MSNQERKRKKNILSFFQPTIDNPSSSERIETHASIHIEEPEPPSKSKSVVFDETSLERDPGLRIPMLQHPVNHRDEIRRAYIKMGPYQPKLSEYPRSESGKQHRRFQYTWFKKFPWLEYSPSKDAVFCFPCYLFELSEAQQSTFTIEGFKSWKRVNDGAKCAFLSHMGSSNSTHNKSSKSVVDLMNVTRHIDVVMNRETSEHIQKNGLRLAATIECVHWLSLQGCGLRGHDESSYSLNRGNFIEMLKLLGKWNANCPYAYYVHCFAHRLQLALVGAAEKEISIWLFFSNLTTIVNLVTSSSKRNAELQSNQVNEIARSVVAGERETGRGANQIGTLHRAGTTRWSSHFDSICSLIDMYDATINVLENIIIDGTSTSMRGEAGGSLIVMKSFDFIFILHLMQKIMGITNLLCRALQQKSLDIISAMDLVSTTKELFLRLRNDGFDILLSYVKSFCTRLDVDIPEMSSHYKHSTRSCKKKDTITVEHHFHYDIFNVAIDFQLEELNSRFSDETVELLILSSALDPKDNFKWFNIDKICTLAEKYYPEDFTEQERHHLRCQLQHFELDVVCHEHFELDVASNIDSDSIIDEYYTSKNRRSQLQ